In one Candidatus Nitrospira nitrificans genomic region, the following are encoded:
- the carA gene encoding glutamine-hydrolyzing carbamoyl-phosphate synthase small subunit, giving the protein MKKALLALADGTVFEGRALGYEGETVGEVVFNTAMTGYQEILTDPSYKGQIITMTCPQIGNYGTTPEDVESGRSWAEGFVVMEASRLASNWRSRQTLQESLVEARVVAIEGIDTRALTRHLREHGSQQGTITHLDLDPDRAVGQARQAPAIIGRDLAAEVTCAHPYDWTTGTGDWAPSANGKERRPSKPWRVVAYDFGIKHNILRRLVDVGCRVTVVPAATSAAEVEALKPDGIFLSNGPGDPEGLPYAAQAMERLIGRYPIFGICLGHQILGLAFGLKTYKLKFGHHGANHPVMDLRTRKVEMTSQNHNFAVQGPTLFHDVPKVAPMIDTRYGKLSLTHVSLNDHSIEGMASLDHPVFSVQYHPEAAPGPHDAAYLFDEFVHLMETHHA; this is encoded by the coding sequence GTGAAAAAGGCATTGCTGGCATTGGCAGACGGAACTGTGTTCGAGGGCCGCGCCCTTGGTTATGAGGGTGAAACGGTTGGAGAAGTTGTCTTTAATACGGCCATGACCGGTTATCAGGAAATTCTGACCGATCCCTCCTATAAGGGGCAGATCATCACGATGACCTGTCCCCAGATCGGGAACTATGGGACGACACCTGAAGATGTGGAATCCGGTCGGTCATGGGCGGAAGGGTTCGTCGTGATGGAAGCCAGCCGTCTCGCCAGTAACTGGCGAAGCCGGCAGACTCTTCAGGAATCACTCGTGGAAGCAAGGGTTGTGGCGATCGAGGGTATCGATACGAGAGCCTTGACCAGGCACTTGCGCGAGCATGGGTCACAACAGGGAACCATCACCCATCTAGATCTCGACCCCGATCGGGCTGTGGGGCAAGCTCGGCAAGCTCCCGCCATCATCGGTCGAGATTTGGCCGCCGAGGTGACTTGCGCACATCCATATGACTGGACAACGGGAACCGGAGATTGGGCGCCGTCGGCAAACGGCAAGGAACGTAGACCGTCCAAGCCTTGGCGGGTCGTGGCCTATGATTTCGGCATCAAGCACAACATTCTGAGACGATTAGTGGATGTCGGTTGCCGGGTTACGGTGGTGCCTGCTGCGACATCAGCTGCTGAAGTCGAGGCGCTCAAGCCCGACGGCATTTTCCTTTCGAATGGACCTGGCGATCCGGAGGGCCTTCCCTATGCCGCACAGGCAATGGAACGACTGATCGGACGCTATCCGATCTTTGGCATCTGTTTAGGCCATCAGATTCTCGGCTTGGCCTTCGGCCTCAAGACCTATAAGCTGAAGTTCGGTCATCATGGAGCGAATCATCCCGTGATGGATCTTCGGACGAGAAAAGTTGAAATGACATCGCAGAACCATAATTTCGCCGTGCAGGGTCCCACGCTTTTTCATGACGTGCCGAAGGTCGCGCCCATGATCGATACGCGCTATGGAAAATTGTCCCTCACCCATGTCAGCTTGAATGACCACTCGATTGAGGGGATGGCTAGTTTGGATCATCCGGTTTTCTCGGTCCAGTACCACCCGGAGGCTGCGCCGGGGCCTCATGATGCCGCCTATTTGTTCGATGAATTCGTGCATCTTATGGAGACTCATCATGCATAA